Within the Polaribacter pectinis genome, the region TTGCTTCCATCATTTCTTCTTTGGTAACGCCTCTTTGTAAAGTGTCTTTTGTATACGCATCTATACAATATGGACATTGTTCTGTGTGCGCAACTGCCAAAGCAATTAAAGATTTTTCACGAGCAGTTAAAGCACCTTCTTCAAAAACTTTTCCATAATAATCGAAGAATTTGTTTCCAAGTTCTTCGTTCCATTCTGTAATTTTTCCGAATTTTCTTAAATCTGCGGAATCGTAATATGTTTTAGACATTTATCTTTTTTTGAAAATTAAAAAACGAAAGATAATAATTTATTTTCCGTTTAAACTCCAATCA harbors:
- a CDS encoding arsenosugar biosynthesis-associated peroxidase-like protein, producing the protein MSKTYYDSADLRKFGKITEWNEELGNKFFDYYGKVFEEGALTAREKSLIALAVAHTEQCPYCIDAYTKDTLQRGVTKEEMMEAIHVGAAIKSGATLVHGVQMMNKVNKLEM